A portion of the Drosophila sechellia strain sech25 chromosome 2R, ASM438219v1, whole genome shotgun sequence genome contains these proteins:
- the LOC6608806 gene encoding Golgi-specific brefeldin A-resistance guanine nucleotide exchange factor 1 isoform X2 — translation MALPGNGIYVVRGEMATLMTAMRRGTRWNATAYVDDEDDLLLKLFIDLKHELNRIEDLRQIEPQVFLAPFLEVIRTADATGPLTSLALASINKFLSYGLIDPTSPNLADIVERIADAVTHARFMGTDQSSDGVTFMRVIEVLHTLIRSPEGAAVSNSSMCEVMLSCFKICFEPRLSELLRRSAEKSLKDMVLLFFMRLPQFAEERSDTMLQKRFTIGDAASGATQEKLKRKTVAQAPTAPRKSSAVGEPPQTPQSANLTVPGHLKAPILATTPASPAGNILDMQGKITQTPTTTASTGEDETTVPDTPVIQVESTDSEPLLDGETGEATSTLAEANSSEYINSVGVRFTQQSTDHDVTSLSPYGLPFIQELFRFLITLSNPLDKQNSDSMMHTGLSLLTVAFEVAADNIGKYEGLLELVKDDLCRNLISLLSSERLSIFAANLQLCFLLFESLRGHLKFQLEAYLRKLSEIIASDNPKTPYEMRELALDNLLQLWRIPGFVTELYINYDCDLYCTDMFESLTNLLSKYTLSATNAVYSTHIISMDTLLSVIDSIERNCAASKNSSNNRESLPEAAPATGCSRHSRHNSGLEGIVIDSGNSVAIEEKVENIASFINASSQRLRLQSGGEGVGITSEQLANVKQKKRLLSQGTERFNQRPEKGIQYLQEHGILNAELDPMQVALFLRENPGLDKKMIGEYISKKKNVDSKILINFVDSFDFTGLRVDQALRLYLETFRLPGEAPLIFLVLEHFSDHWHKQNQDPFANVDAAFRLAYAIIMLNMDQHNSNAKRLNVPMTLEDFTKNLRGLNGGEDFDQEMLAQVFNAIKNEEIVMPAEQTGLVRENYQWKVLLRRGDTHDGHFHYVHDASYDVEIFNIVWGASLSALSFMFDKSTETGYQKTLAGFSKSAAISAHYNLHSDFDALVLTLCKFTTLLSSVEQHEPAPANNETQQAVNFGLNGKAQAAMRTVFLLVHDYGDCLRESWKHILDLYLQLFRLKLLPKSLIEVEDFCEANGKATLILEKPREKQESGLFSSLYSFISSEGQREPTYEEQDFIKLGRKCIKECQLDQMLQESKFVQLESLQELLKCVLALLKAPQGHKSIGLPYAEDQTVFWMEFLVKIVVHNRDRMIPLWPAVRDQMYLLLMGSASCGYDYLLNRCIVAVLKLAIYLMRNEELCPIVLQSLKMLLMLKPALLLRISKQISIGIYELLKTSAQNIHSEQDWQIIFNLLECVGAGAVPPSYDDAQLPLPPNGSAKSDGAISGEEDATAVPERGYTSDSEITKASAAPAASSPSAENWILVNNKDSELTTASRPQSPPSLSAPPVNTLVYSCQLLDHAPFALFKCWDSLAFIVRSVAHITPYNFEACVRCIRIFVEACRDGGIRQRRKLESMAKQKSSKKRSERKPGMASSASSSNLTLLTGDPSDNQINGNAAEQEDLAQRYEQLSIQLLDLMYTLYTRTAQIFRWWAEEGCTVPQSAALWSPGWCPLLQGIARLAMDRRREVRTHAISCLQQRALLVHDLQTLSGTEWCSCFHQVLFPLLNELLPESNAAGQLDAALLEESRIRTATIMSKVFLQHLTTLIELGNAFNELWLDILDYIERFMKVGSDTLSEQMQEILKNMLLVMHSVRVFHNQDGSLQQALWELTWRRIGEFLPNLKEELFHDEADSITSAISLDFTQIKFAHSTGTTNYSLSLPLYGYSPKISSISASKCDTLPAKQRKKPWAKLRSKLKLLKKIGKKN, via the exons ATGGCGCTTCCAGGCAATGGCATCTACGTGGTGCGGGGCGAAATGGCCACCCTGATGACGGCCATGCGTCGTGGAACGCGTTGGAATGCCACCGCCTACGTG GACGACGaggatgacttgctgttgaagCTGTTTATTGACCTCAAGCATGAGCTAAATCGGATCGAGGACCTGCGTCAGATCGAACCTCAAGTCTTCCTGGCCCCGTTTCTCGAGGTGATTCGCACGGCGGACGCAACGGGCCCGTTGACTAGCCTAGCCTTGGCATCTATTAATAAATTCTTGTCTTACGGGCTAATAG ATCCCACATCTCCAAATCTAGCTGACATTGTGGAGCGCATTGCCGATGCTGTGACACATGCCCGCTTTATGGGTACCGATCAGTCCTCGGATGGTGTCACCTTTATGCGAGTGATTGAGGTGCTGCACACGCTTATCCGCAGTCCGGAAGGAGCCGCCGTCAGCAATAGTTCCATGTGCGAGGTGATGCTCAGCTGCTTCAAGATCTGCTTCGAGCCGAGGCTAAGTGAACTGCTGCGTCGCTCGGCGGAAAAATCGCTCAAGGACATGGTGCTGCTCTTCTTCATGCGCCTTCCCCAGTTCGCCGAAGAGCGCAGTGACACCATGCTCCAGAAGCGATTTACTATCGGAGATGCTGCCAGCGGAGCTACCCAAGAAAAACTAAAGCGTAAGACGGTTGCCCAAGCCCCGACAGCACCGAGGAAATCATCAGCAGTGGGGGAACCGCCTCAAACACCGCAGTCTGCCAATCTGACGGTGCCAGGGCACTTGAAGGCACCCATACTGGCCACCACACCCGCCAGTCCAGCGGGAAACATATTGGACATGCAGGGAAAGATTACGcagacaccaacaacaacggcgAGCACGGGGGAAGATGAAACCACTGTCCCGGACACTCCTGTTATTCAAGTGGAGTCGACTGATTCGGAGCCCTTGCTGGACGGCGAAACGGGTGAAGCAACCAGCACTCTCGCCGAAGCAAATAGTAGCGAGTACATCAACTCGGTGGGCGTCCGTTTTACACAGCAGTCCACCGATCACGATGTAACATCTCTCTCCCCTTATGGCCTGCCCTTCATCCAGGAGTTGTTCCGGTTCCTCATAACCCTCAGCAATCCTCTGGATAAGCAGAACTCGGATAGCATGATGCACACGGGCCTTAGTCTACTCACAGTAGCTTTTGAAGTGGCAGCTGATAATATTGGAAAGTATGAGGGCTTGCTGGAGCTTGTAAAGGACGACTTGTGCAGAAACTTGATATCG CTTCTCAGCTCGGAGCGGCTTAGCATCTTTGCCGCCAATTTGCAGCTCTGTTTTTTGCTATTCGAGTCTCTGCGCGGACATCTCAAGTTTCAGCTGGAAGCCTACCTTAGAAAATTGAGCGAGATTATTGCTAGCGATAATCCCAAAACGCCCTACGAAATGCGAGAACTCGCTCTGGACAATCTACTGCAGTTGTGGCGCATTCCCGGCTTCGTCACGGAATTGTATATCAACTACGATTGTGACTTGTACTGCACGGATATGTTTGAAAGTCTGACAAACCTACTGAGCAAATATACGCTGTCAGCAACGAATGCAGTTTATAGCACCCACATTATCTCAATGGACACCCTGTTAAGTGTGATAGACAGCATCGAGCGAAATTGTGCCGCGAGCAAGAATAGCAGTAACAACAGAGAGTCCTTGCCAGAAGCTGCCCCAGCAACAGGTTGCAGCCGCCATTCTCGCCACAACAGCGGATTGGAGGGAATCGTAATTGATTCTGGCAATAGTGTAGCTATAGAAGAGAAAGTAGAGAATATCGCAAGCTTTATTAATGCGAGCTCACAGCGACTACGACTACAATCTGGCGGAGAGGGAGTGGGAATAACCAGTGAACAGCTGGCCAATGTCAAGCAAAAGAAGCGTCTGCTATCCCAAGGAACAGAGCGTTTTAATCAGCGTCCAGAGAAAGGAATCCAGTATCTGCAAGAACACGGCATCCTAAATGCCGAGCTTGATCCCATGCAGGTGGCCCTGTTCCTTCGCGAAAATCCCGGGCTCGATAAGAAAATGATTGGCGAATATATCTCGAAAAAGAAGAACGTCGACTCTAAGATTCTAATTAATTTTGTGGACTCGTTTGATTTTACTGGTCTTCGAGTGGATCAAGCATTGCGCCTTTATCTGGAGACCTTCAGATTGCCCGGAGAGGCGCCATTGATCTTTTTGGTGCTGGAACACTTTTCTGATCATTGGCAT aaacaaaaccaagatCCGTTTGCCAACGTAGACGCTGCTTTCCGCTTGGCCTATGCCATCATCATGCTGAACATGGATCAGCACAACTCGAACGCGAAGCGTTTAAATGTTCCGATGACGCTTGAGGATTTCACTAAGAATTTGCGTGGTCTAAACGGTGGCGAAGATTTCGATCAAGAAATGCTGGCTCAAGTCTTTAATGCAATCAA gaACGAAGAGATCGTTATGCCAGCAGAGCAAACGGGCCTGGTGCGTGAAAACTATCAATGGAAAGTACTGCTTCGACGAGGAGACACACACGATGGACATTTTCATTATGTTCATGACGCATCATACGACGTGGAGATCTTTAATATTGTATGGGGTGCTTCTCTGAGCGCCCTAAGCTTTATGTTTGATAAGAGCACTGAAACGGGCTACCAAAAAACTTTAGCAG GTTTCAGCAAATCCGCTGCCATATCGGCGCACTATAATCTGCATTCGGATTTCGATGCCCTCGTTTTAACTCTCTGCAAATTCACAACGCTGCTGAGCAGCGTAGAACAGCATGAGCCCGCTCCGGCGAACAATGAAACCCAGCAAGCTGTGAACTTTGGATTGAACGGAAAGGCTCAGGCTGCCATGCGAACGGTGTTTCTATTGGTTCACGACTACGGCGACTGCTTAAGAGAGAGCTGGAAACACATTTTGGATCTATATCTGCAGCTTTTCCGTCTCAAGTTGCTGCCAAAATCATTGATCGAAGTGGAAGACTTTTGCGAGGCGAACGGAAAGGCCACGTTAATCCTGGAAAAACCCCGCGAGAAGCAGGAATCGGGACTATTTTCCAGCCTGTACTCATTTATCAGCTCGGAGGGTCAGAGAGAACCAACGTACGAGGAGCAGGACTTTATCAAGCTTGGACGGAAGTGCATTAAGGAGTGCCAGCTGGATCAAATGCTGCAGGAATCAAAGTTTGTGCAACTAGAGTCGCTACAGGAGTTACTCAAATGCGTTCTGGCGCTACTGAAGGCTCCTCAGGGGCACAAATCCATTGGCCTGCCGTACGCCGAAGATCAAACTGTTTTCTGGATGGAGTTTTTGGTCAAGATAGTGGTTCATAACCGTGATCGCATGATACCGCTGTGGCCAGCAGTTCGAGACCAAATGTACCTACTGCTTATGGGCAGTGCCTCCTGTGGATACGACTACCTACTCAACCGATGCATTGTAGCTGTCCTAAAACTAGCTATCTATCTGATGCGAAATGAGGAGCTGTGTCCGATCGTATTGCAATCGCTCAAGATGCTTTTAATGCTTAAGCCAGCCTTGTTGCTGCGCATTTCTAAACAGATTTCTATTGGTATCTATGAGCTGCTCAAGACGTCGGCCCAAAACATTCATTCCGAGCAGGACTGGCAGATTATTTTCAATCTACTTGAATGCGTGGGAGCCGGAGCTGTACCGCCCAGTTACGATGATGCGCAGCTGCCATTGCCGCCCAACGGAAGCGCAAAGTCTGATGGTGCTATAAGTGGCGAGGAGGACGCAACTGCCGTGCCAGAGCGTGGCTACACTTCCGACTCGGAGATCACGAAGGCATCTGCAGCCCCTGCTGCCTCCAGTCCCAGTGCTGAGAACTGGATTCTGGTCAATAACAAAGACAGTGAGTTAACTACGGCCTCCAG ACCACAATCTCCGCCTAGTCTGAGTGCTCCTCCAGTAAATACGCTTGTTTACAGTTGTCAGTTACTGGACCACGCTCCGTTTGCCCTTTTCAAGTGCTGGGATTCGCTGGCGTTTATCGTGCGCAGTGTGGCACACATCACGCCTTACAATTTTGAAGCCTGCGTTCGCTGCATCCGCATCTTTGTGGAGGCTTGCCGGGATGGAGGTATACGCCAGCGACGAAAGTTGGAATCGATGGCTAAGCAGAAAAGTTCCAAGAAGCGCAGCGAACGCAAACCGGGCATGGCTTCCTCCGCCTCGAGCAGTAATCTTACTCTTCTGACGGGCGACCCGTCCGACAACCAGATAAACGGAAATGCGGCAGAGCAGGAGGACCTGGCCCAGCGCTACGAACAGCTGTCCATTCAACTGCTGGACCTAATGTATACGTTGTACACGCGAACTGCCCAGATCTTCCGATGGTGGGCGGAAGAAGGATGCACAGTGCCGCAGTCGGCAGCTTTGTGGTCACCGGGCTGGTGTCCATTGCTTCAGGGCATTGCCAGGCTGGCAATGGATCGGCGGCGGGAGGTGCGCACCCATGCCATCTCATGCCTGCAGCAGCGGGCTTTGTTAGTCCATGACCTGCAGACGTTGTCGGGAACAGAATGGTGCTCTTGCTTCCACCAGGTGCTGTTCCCCCTCCTAAACGAACTTCTGCCCGAGAGCAATGCAGCCGGCCAACTGGACGCCGCTCTCCTCGAGGAGTCGCGTATACGAACGGCCACCATTATGTCCAAGGTGTTCCTACAACACCTGACCACGCTCATCGAGCTGGGAAACGCTTTTAACGAGCTATGGCTGGATATATTGGACTACATTGAGCGCTTTATGAAGGTGGGATCGGACACATTGTCGGAGCAGATGCAGGAGATACTGAAGAACATGCTGCTGGTGATGCACTCAGTGCGAGTGTTCCACAATCAGGATGGTAGTTTACAACAGGCTCTTTGGGAGCTAACCTGGCGACGCATTGGTGAATTTTTGCCCAACCTGAAGGAGGAGCTTTTCCACGACGAAG CAGATTCAATTACTTCAGCGATCTCGCTTGACTTTacgcaaattaaattcgcCCATTCTACGGGCACAACCAATTATTCCTTGTCCCTGCCGCTATATGGCTATAGTCCAAAGATTTCCTCAATATCCGCGAGCAAATGTGATACCCTTCCGGCTAAGCAGCGCAAGAAACCATGGGCCAAGCTAAGATCCAAGCTGAAGTTGCTCAagaaaattggcaaaaagaATTGA
- the LOC6608806 gene encoding Golgi-specific brefeldin A-resistance guanine nucleotide exchange factor 1 isoform X1 → MALPGNGIYVVRGEMATLMTAMRRGTRWNATAYVDDEDDLLLKLFIDLKHELNRIEDLRQIEPQVFLAPFLEVIRTADATGPLTSLALASINKFLSYGLIDPTSPNLADIVERIADAVTHARFMGTDQSSDGVTFMRVIEVLHTLIRSPEGAAVSNSSMCEVMLSCFKICFEPRLSELLRRSAEKSLKDMVLLFFMRLPQFAEERSDTMLQKRFTIGDAASGATQEKLKRKTVAQAPTAPRKSSAVGEPPQTPQSANLTVPGHLKAPILATTPASPAGNILDMQGKITQTPTTTASTGEDETTVPDTPVIQVESTDSEPLLDGETGEATSTLAEANSSEYINSVGVRFTQQSTDHDVTSLSPYGLPFIQELFRFLITLSNPLDKQNSDSMMHTGLSLLTVAFEVAADNIGKYEGLLELVKDDLCRNLISLLSSERLSIFAANLQLCFLLFESLRGHLKFQLEAYLRKLSEIIASDNPKTPYEMRELALDNLLQLWRIPGFVTELYINYDCDLYCTDMFESLTNLLSKYTLSATNAVYSTHIISMDTLLSVIDSIERNCAASKNSSNNRESLPEAAPATGCSRHSRHNSGLEGIVIDSGNSVAIEEKVENIASFINASSQRLRLQSGGEGVGITSEQLANVKQKKRLLSQGTERFNQRPEKGIQYLQEHGILNAELDPMQVALFLRENPGLDKKMIGEYISKKKNVDSKILINFVDSFDFTGLRVDQALRLYLETFRLPGEAPLIFLVLEHFSDHWHKQNQDPFANVDAAFRLAYAIIMLNMDQHNSNAKRLNVPMTLEDFTKNLRGLNGGEDFDQEMLAQVFNAIKNEEIVMPAEQTGLVRENYQWKVLLRRGDTHDGHFHYVHDASYDVEIFNIVWGASLSALSFMFDKSTETGYQKTLAGFSKSAAISAHYNLHSDFDALVLTLCKFTTLLSSVEQHEPAPANNETQQAVNFGLNGKAQAAMRTVFLLVHDYGDCLRESWKHILDLYLQLFRLKLLPKSLIEVEDFCEANGKATLILEKPREKQESGLFSSLYSFISSEGQREPTYEEQDFIKLGRKCIKECQLDQMLQESKFVQLESLQELLKCVLALLKAPQGHKSIGLPYAEDQTVFWMEFLVKIVVHNRDRMIPLWPAVRDQMYLLLMGSASCGYDYLLNRCIVAVLKLAIYLMRNEELCPIVLQSLKMLLMLKPALLLRISKQISIGIYELLKTSAQNIHSEQDWQIIFNLLECVGAGAVPPSYDDAQLPLPPNGSAKSDGAISGEEDATAVPERGYTSDSEITKASAAPAASSPSAENWILVNNKDSELTTASRPQSPPSLSAPPVNTLVYSCQLLDHAPFALFKCWDSLAFIVRSVAHITPYNFEACVRCIRIFVEACRDGGIRQRRKLESMAKQKSSKKRSERKPGMASSASSSNLTLLTGDPSDNQINGNAAEQEDLAQRYEQLSIQLLDLMYTLYTRTAQIFRWWAEEGCTVPQSAALWSPGWCPLLQGIARLAMDRRREVRTHAISCLQQRALLVHDLQTLSGTEWCSCFHQVLFPLLNELLPESNAAGQLDAALLEESRIRTATIMSKVFLQHLTTLIELGNAFNELWLDILDYIERFMKVGSDTLSEQMQEILKNMLLVMHSVRVFHNQDGSLQQALWELTWRRIGEFLPNLKEELFHDEGKRAQTLTNPAPLAAVTAAPQQQVPAVTILPRQTQASNELVVSAPTPPAATPLLGSPVESPRRSIILQPPMADALQQPPSFVFAQPIIVPPQPPAVTDPIPPSTLLPDLVNEATAAAVQATTTSPTHSPQEAEQPASIVQQTNIVTTNNTYNSYAIEVPMAPETTAEQFGQQQQQLLYQQYYQQYQAQQQQLPAPASDPAINVPISHLLAGNAYPSLPKMPQASIVHSFAPVYESQAATSGAGPAAADIYQEYVQNPYNLTLQQHPQQQRHQQQQQQQAPGMATAFPSVATPANYFNVNVDPSSIPPGSELLYGQQ, encoded by the exons ATGGCGCTTCCAGGCAATGGCATCTACGTGGTGCGGGGCGAAATGGCCACCCTGATGACGGCCATGCGTCGTGGAACGCGTTGGAATGCCACCGCCTACGTG GACGACGaggatgacttgctgttgaagCTGTTTATTGACCTCAAGCATGAGCTAAATCGGATCGAGGACCTGCGTCAGATCGAACCTCAAGTCTTCCTGGCCCCGTTTCTCGAGGTGATTCGCACGGCGGACGCAACGGGCCCGTTGACTAGCCTAGCCTTGGCATCTATTAATAAATTCTTGTCTTACGGGCTAATAG ATCCCACATCTCCAAATCTAGCTGACATTGTGGAGCGCATTGCCGATGCTGTGACACATGCCCGCTTTATGGGTACCGATCAGTCCTCGGATGGTGTCACCTTTATGCGAGTGATTGAGGTGCTGCACACGCTTATCCGCAGTCCGGAAGGAGCCGCCGTCAGCAATAGTTCCATGTGCGAGGTGATGCTCAGCTGCTTCAAGATCTGCTTCGAGCCGAGGCTAAGTGAACTGCTGCGTCGCTCGGCGGAAAAATCGCTCAAGGACATGGTGCTGCTCTTCTTCATGCGCCTTCCCCAGTTCGCCGAAGAGCGCAGTGACACCATGCTCCAGAAGCGATTTACTATCGGAGATGCTGCCAGCGGAGCTACCCAAGAAAAACTAAAGCGTAAGACGGTTGCCCAAGCCCCGACAGCACCGAGGAAATCATCAGCAGTGGGGGAACCGCCTCAAACACCGCAGTCTGCCAATCTGACGGTGCCAGGGCACTTGAAGGCACCCATACTGGCCACCACACCCGCCAGTCCAGCGGGAAACATATTGGACATGCAGGGAAAGATTACGcagacaccaacaacaacggcgAGCACGGGGGAAGATGAAACCACTGTCCCGGACACTCCTGTTATTCAAGTGGAGTCGACTGATTCGGAGCCCTTGCTGGACGGCGAAACGGGTGAAGCAACCAGCACTCTCGCCGAAGCAAATAGTAGCGAGTACATCAACTCGGTGGGCGTCCGTTTTACACAGCAGTCCACCGATCACGATGTAACATCTCTCTCCCCTTATGGCCTGCCCTTCATCCAGGAGTTGTTCCGGTTCCTCATAACCCTCAGCAATCCTCTGGATAAGCAGAACTCGGATAGCATGATGCACACGGGCCTTAGTCTACTCACAGTAGCTTTTGAAGTGGCAGCTGATAATATTGGAAAGTATGAGGGCTTGCTGGAGCTTGTAAAGGACGACTTGTGCAGAAACTTGATATCG CTTCTCAGCTCGGAGCGGCTTAGCATCTTTGCCGCCAATTTGCAGCTCTGTTTTTTGCTATTCGAGTCTCTGCGCGGACATCTCAAGTTTCAGCTGGAAGCCTACCTTAGAAAATTGAGCGAGATTATTGCTAGCGATAATCCCAAAACGCCCTACGAAATGCGAGAACTCGCTCTGGACAATCTACTGCAGTTGTGGCGCATTCCCGGCTTCGTCACGGAATTGTATATCAACTACGATTGTGACTTGTACTGCACGGATATGTTTGAAAGTCTGACAAACCTACTGAGCAAATATACGCTGTCAGCAACGAATGCAGTTTATAGCACCCACATTATCTCAATGGACACCCTGTTAAGTGTGATAGACAGCATCGAGCGAAATTGTGCCGCGAGCAAGAATAGCAGTAACAACAGAGAGTCCTTGCCAGAAGCTGCCCCAGCAACAGGTTGCAGCCGCCATTCTCGCCACAACAGCGGATTGGAGGGAATCGTAATTGATTCTGGCAATAGTGTAGCTATAGAAGAGAAAGTAGAGAATATCGCAAGCTTTATTAATGCGAGCTCACAGCGACTACGACTACAATCTGGCGGAGAGGGAGTGGGAATAACCAGTGAACAGCTGGCCAATGTCAAGCAAAAGAAGCGTCTGCTATCCCAAGGAACAGAGCGTTTTAATCAGCGTCCAGAGAAAGGAATCCAGTATCTGCAAGAACACGGCATCCTAAATGCCGAGCTTGATCCCATGCAGGTGGCCCTGTTCCTTCGCGAAAATCCCGGGCTCGATAAGAAAATGATTGGCGAATATATCTCGAAAAAGAAGAACGTCGACTCTAAGATTCTAATTAATTTTGTGGACTCGTTTGATTTTACTGGTCTTCGAGTGGATCAAGCATTGCGCCTTTATCTGGAGACCTTCAGATTGCCCGGAGAGGCGCCATTGATCTTTTTGGTGCTGGAACACTTTTCTGATCATTGGCAT aaacaaaaccaagatCCGTTTGCCAACGTAGACGCTGCTTTCCGCTTGGCCTATGCCATCATCATGCTGAACATGGATCAGCACAACTCGAACGCGAAGCGTTTAAATGTTCCGATGACGCTTGAGGATTTCACTAAGAATTTGCGTGGTCTAAACGGTGGCGAAGATTTCGATCAAGAAATGCTGGCTCAAGTCTTTAATGCAATCAA gaACGAAGAGATCGTTATGCCAGCAGAGCAAACGGGCCTGGTGCGTGAAAACTATCAATGGAAAGTACTGCTTCGACGAGGAGACACACACGATGGACATTTTCATTATGTTCATGACGCATCATACGACGTGGAGATCTTTAATATTGTATGGGGTGCTTCTCTGAGCGCCCTAAGCTTTATGTTTGATAAGAGCACTGAAACGGGCTACCAAAAAACTTTAGCAG GTTTCAGCAAATCCGCTGCCATATCGGCGCACTATAATCTGCATTCGGATTTCGATGCCCTCGTTTTAACTCTCTGCAAATTCACAACGCTGCTGAGCAGCGTAGAACAGCATGAGCCCGCTCCGGCGAACAATGAAACCCAGCAAGCTGTGAACTTTGGATTGAACGGAAAGGCTCAGGCTGCCATGCGAACGGTGTTTCTATTGGTTCACGACTACGGCGACTGCTTAAGAGAGAGCTGGAAACACATTTTGGATCTATATCTGCAGCTTTTCCGTCTCAAGTTGCTGCCAAAATCATTGATCGAAGTGGAAGACTTTTGCGAGGCGAACGGAAAGGCCACGTTAATCCTGGAAAAACCCCGCGAGAAGCAGGAATCGGGACTATTTTCCAGCCTGTACTCATTTATCAGCTCGGAGGGTCAGAGAGAACCAACGTACGAGGAGCAGGACTTTATCAAGCTTGGACGGAAGTGCATTAAGGAGTGCCAGCTGGATCAAATGCTGCAGGAATCAAAGTTTGTGCAACTAGAGTCGCTACAGGAGTTACTCAAATGCGTTCTGGCGCTACTGAAGGCTCCTCAGGGGCACAAATCCATTGGCCTGCCGTACGCCGAAGATCAAACTGTTTTCTGGATGGAGTTTTTGGTCAAGATAGTGGTTCATAACCGTGATCGCATGATACCGCTGTGGCCAGCAGTTCGAGACCAAATGTACCTACTGCTTATGGGCAGTGCCTCCTGTGGATACGACTACCTACTCAACCGATGCATTGTAGCTGTCCTAAAACTAGCTATCTATCTGATGCGAAATGAGGAGCTGTGTCCGATCGTATTGCAATCGCTCAAGATGCTTTTAATGCTTAAGCCAGCCTTGTTGCTGCGCATTTCTAAACAGATTTCTATTGGTATCTATGAGCTGCTCAAGACGTCGGCCCAAAACATTCATTCCGAGCAGGACTGGCAGATTATTTTCAATCTACTTGAATGCGTGGGAGCCGGAGCTGTACCGCCCAGTTACGATGATGCGCAGCTGCCATTGCCGCCCAACGGAAGCGCAAAGTCTGATGGTGCTATAAGTGGCGAGGAGGACGCAACTGCCGTGCCAGAGCGTGGCTACACTTCCGACTCGGAGATCACGAAGGCATCTGCAGCCCCTGCTGCCTCCAGTCCCAGTGCTGAGAACTGGATTCTGGTCAATAACAAAGACAGTGAGTTAACTACGGCCTCCAG ACCACAATCTCCGCCTAGTCTGAGTGCTCCTCCAGTAAATACGCTTGTTTACAGTTGTCAGTTACTGGACCACGCTCCGTTTGCCCTTTTCAAGTGCTGGGATTCGCTGGCGTTTATCGTGCGCAGTGTGGCACACATCACGCCTTACAATTTTGAAGCCTGCGTTCGCTGCATCCGCATCTTTGTGGAGGCTTGCCGGGATGGAGGTATACGCCAGCGACGAAAGTTGGAATCGATGGCTAAGCAGAAAAGTTCCAAGAAGCGCAGCGAACGCAAACCGGGCATGGCTTCCTCCGCCTCGAGCAGTAATCTTACTCTTCTGACGGGCGACCCGTCCGACAACCAGATAAACGGAAATGCGGCAGAGCAGGAGGACCTGGCCCAGCGCTACGAACAGCTGTCCATTCAACTGCTGGACCTAATGTATACGTTGTACACGCGAACTGCCCAGATCTTCCGATGGTGGGCGGAAGAAGGATGCACAGTGCCGCAGTCGGCAGCTTTGTGGTCACCGGGCTGGTGTCCATTGCTTCAGGGCATTGCCAGGCTGGCAATGGATCGGCGGCGGGAGGTGCGCACCCATGCCATCTCATGCCTGCAGCAGCGGGCTTTGTTAGTCCATGACCTGCAGACGTTGTCGGGAACAGAATGGTGCTCTTGCTTCCACCAGGTGCTGTTCCCCCTCCTAAACGAACTTCTGCCCGAGAGCAATGCAGCCGGCCAACTGGACGCCGCTCTCCTCGAGGAGTCGCGTATACGAACGGCCACCATTATGTCCAAGGTGTTCCTACAACACCTGACCACGCTCATCGAGCTGGGAAACGCTTTTAACGAGCTATGGCTGGATATATTGGACTACATTGAGCGCTTTATGAAGGTGGGATCGGACACATTGTCGGAGCAGATGCAGGAGATACTGAAGAACATGCTGCTGGTGATGCACTCAGTGCGAGTGTTCCACAATCAGGATGGTAGTTTACAACAGGCTCTTTGGGAGCTAACCTGGCGACGCATTGGTGAATTTTTGCCCAACCTGAAGGAGGAGCTTTTCCACGACGAAG GCAAGCGAGCTCAGACCTTAACGAACCCAGCTCCACTGGCAGCTGTGACTGCCGCCCCACAGCAACAGGTACCAGCGGTGACCATTTTGCCCAGGCAAACTCAGGCTTCCAACGAGTTGGTGGTGAGCGCACCAACTCCTCCGGCAGCCACACCTTTGCTGGGCTCGCCCGTCGAGTCGCCGAGGAGGAGCATTATACTGCAGCCACCCATGGCCGACGCACTGCAACAACCACCCAGCTTTGTATTTGCTCAG CCCATTATTGTGCCACCGCAGCCGCCTGCGGTTACGGACCCGATACCACCAAGTACATTATTGCCGGATTTGGTGAATGAggcaactgctgctgccgtgCAAGCCACGACCACGTCCCCGACGCACAGCCCGCAGGAGGCGGAGCAGCCGGCTTCAATAGTCCAGCAGACCAACATCGTAACCACCAACAATACGTACAATAGCTACGCCATTGAGGTGCCCATGGCGCCGGAGACAACTGCGGAACAGTttgggcagcagcagcagcaactgctcTACCAACAGTACTATCAACAGTATCaggcccagcagcaacagttgccGGCTCCAGCCAGCGATCCTGCCATCAATGTGCCAATTAGTCATCTGCTGGCCGGAAATGCGTACCCATCGCTACCAAAAATGCCGCAGGCATCCATTGTGCACAGCTTTGCGCCCGTTTACGAAAGCCAAGCGGCGACGAGTGGAGCGgggccagcagcagcggaCATCTATCAGGAGTATGTGCAAAATCCGTACAACCTTACGTTGCAACAGCATCCCCAGCAGCAGcgccatcagcagcagcaacaacagcaggcTCCAGGAATGGCCACCGCATTTCCCTCCGTTGCCACGCCAGCCAACTACTTTAATGTGAATGTGGACCCTAGTAGCATACCGCCCGGATCGGAACTGCTCTACGGCCAGCAGTGA